In Kitasatospora gansuensis, a genomic segment contains:
- a CDS encoding TetR/AcrR family transcriptional regulator: MARMPSADRRRQLTEAAIRAMTRDGVARTTTRSIAAEAGLSLSVFHYCFDSKQALLESVITTITEHSVTMVRDAIQPQATLRETVRAGFRAYWEHVTANPAEHMLTYELTQYALRQPGFEHLARRQYELYTETYRELIEELCKRTGAELLAPVEVLASYLAAMTDGLTVSYLVLGDAGAAAQVLDLVTDHVAGLVRSPDQPDQAAQSAGGGK; encoded by the coding sequence ATGGCACGGATGCCGTCCGCCGACCGGCGTCGGCAGCTCACCGAGGCCGCGATCCGGGCGATGACCCGGGACGGCGTGGCCCGGACCACGACCCGCTCGATCGCCGCCGAGGCGGGTCTGTCGCTGAGCGTCTTCCACTACTGCTTCGACTCCAAGCAGGCGCTGCTGGAGTCCGTCATCACGACCATCACCGAGCACTCGGTCACCATGGTGCGGGACGCCATCCAGCCGCAGGCCACCCTGCGGGAGACCGTCCGGGCCGGCTTCCGGGCCTACTGGGAGCACGTGACGGCCAACCCGGCCGAGCACATGCTGACCTACGAGCTCACCCAGTACGCGCTGCGCCAGCCCGGGTTCGAGCACCTGGCGCGGCGGCAGTACGAGCTGTACACCGAGACCTACCGCGAGCTGATCGAGGAGCTCTGCAAGCGGACCGGAGCCGAACTGCTGGCCCCGGTCGAGGTGTTGGCGAGCTATCTGGCCGCCATGACGGACGGACTGACCGTCAGCTACCTGGTGCTCGGCGACGCGGGGGCGGCGGCGCAGGTGCTCGACCTGGTCACCGACCACGTGGCCGGTCTGGTCCGGTCGCCGGACCAGCCGGATCAGGCGGCTCAGTCGGCGGGCGGCGGGAAGTAG
- a CDS encoding galactose-binding domain-containing protein: protein MTRHAYSRHRLLAVLSLLLALVAMALVPVPGAAAQGDWWNPTARPAPDSGINVTGAPFQGTDAKGQVRGFVDAHNHLMSNEAFGGRLICGKPFSPLGVADALKDCPEHYPDGSLAIFDMITKGGDGRHDPDGWPTFKDWPAHDSMTHQQNYYAWVERAWRGGERVLVNDLVTNGVICSVYFFKDRSCDEMTSIRLQAQKTYEMQAYIDTMYGGPGKGWFRIVTDTAQARQVVQQGKLAVVLGVETSEPFGCKQILDVGQCSKADIDRGLDELYGLGVRSMFLCHKLDNALCGVRFDEGALGTAINVGQFLSTGTFWQTEKCAGPQHDHPIGLAPAPQAQQQLPAGVAVPSYAADAQCNTRGLTELGEYAVRGMMKRKMMLELDHMSVKAAGRAFDIMESESYPGALSSHSWMDLDWTERVYQLGGFVAQYMNGAEAFSAEAKRTDALRDKYNVGYGYGTDMNGVGGWPGPRGANTANPVKYPFRSTDGGAVLDRQTAGQRTWDINTDGAAHYGLVPDWIEDIRLVGGQGVVDDLFRGAESYLRTWGATEQHRAGVNLAAGVPTSAASAESNPFTSYASGRAVDGDGGSRWASDWSDDQWLQIDLGSEHLVKRVTLAWERAYGKAYRIEVSPDGTNWQTVWSTTTGDGGLDTAQFAGVPARQIRVHGVQRGTQWGYSLYEVGVYST from the coding sequence ATGACTCGACACGCGTACAGCAGGCACAGACTCCTCGCGGTTCTCTCGCTGCTCCTCGCCCTGGTGGCGATGGCGCTGGTCCCGGTGCCCGGGGCGGCGGCCCAGGGCGACTGGTGGAATCCGACCGCCCGTCCGGCGCCGGACTCCGGGATCAACGTCACGGGCGCGCCGTTCCAGGGGACGGACGCCAAGGGGCAGGTCCGGGGATTCGTCGACGCGCACAACCATCTGATGTCCAACGAGGCGTTCGGTGGCCGGCTGATCTGCGGCAAGCCGTTCTCCCCGCTCGGCGTCGCGGACGCGCTGAAGGACTGTCCGGAGCACTACCCCGACGGCAGCCTGGCGATCTTCGACATGATCACCAAGGGCGGCGACGGCAGGCACGACCCGGACGGCTGGCCCACCTTCAAGGACTGGCCCGCGCACGACTCGATGACCCATCAGCAGAACTACTACGCCTGGGTCGAGCGGGCCTGGCGCGGCGGCGAGCGGGTGCTGGTCAACGACCTGGTCACCAACGGCGTGATCTGCTCGGTTTACTTCTTCAAGGACCGCAGCTGCGACGAGATGACCTCGATCCGGCTGCAGGCGCAGAAGACGTACGAGATGCAGGCGTACATCGACACCATGTACGGCGGCCCGGGCAAGGGCTGGTTCCGGATCGTCACCGACACCGCGCAGGCCCGACAGGTGGTCCAGCAGGGCAAGTTGGCGGTGGTGCTGGGGGTCGAGACCTCCGAGCCGTTCGGCTGCAAGCAGATCCTGGACGTCGGGCAGTGCAGCAAGGCGGACATCGACCGGGGCCTGGACGAGCTGTACGGGCTCGGGGTGCGCAGCATGTTCCTCTGCCACAAGCTCGACAACGCGCTGTGCGGGGTCCGGTTCGACGAGGGCGCGCTCGGCACGGCGATCAACGTCGGCCAGTTCCTGTCCACCGGCACCTTCTGGCAGACCGAGAAGTGCGCGGGCCCGCAGCACGACCACCCGATCGGGCTGGCCCCGGCGCCGCAGGCCCAGCAGCAACTGCCGGCCGGGGTGGCGGTGCCCTCGTACGCCGCCGACGCGCAGTGCAACACCCGCGGGCTGACCGAGCTCGGCGAGTACGCGGTGCGCGGCATGATGAAACGCAAGATGATGCTGGAGCTCGACCACATGAGCGTCAAGGCGGCCGGCCGGGCCTTCGACATCATGGAGTCGGAGTCGTACCCGGGCGCGCTGTCCTCGCACAGCTGGATGGACCTGGACTGGACCGAGCGGGTCTACCAGCTCGGCGGGTTCGTCGCCCAGTACATGAACGGCGCCGAGGCGTTCAGCGCGGAGGCCAAGCGCACCGACGCGCTGCGGGACAAGTACAACGTCGGCTACGGCTACGGCACCGACATGAACGGCGTCGGCGGCTGGCCGGGCCCGCGCGGGGCGAACACCGCCAACCCGGTGAAGTACCCGTTCCGGAGCACCGACGGCGGTGCGGTGCTCGACCGGCAGACGGCGGGTCAGCGCACCTGGGACATCAACACCGACGGCGCCGCGCACTACGGTCTGGTGCCGGACTGGATCGAGGACATCCGGCTGGTCGGCGGCCAGGGCGTGGTGGACGACCTGTTCCGGGGCGCCGAGTCCTACCTGCGCACCTGGGGCGCCACCGAGCAGCACCGGGCCGGGGTCAACCTGGCCGCGGGCGTGCCCACTTCGGCCGCCTCGGCGGAGTCGAACCCGTTCACCAGCTACGCGTCCGGGCGGGCCGTGGACGGTGACGGGGGCAGCCGCTGGGCCAGCGACTGGAGCGACGACCAGTGGCTGCAGATCGACCTCGGCTCCGAGCACCTGGTCAAGCGGGTCACGCTGGCCTGGGAGCGGGCGTACGGCAAGGCGTACCGGATCGAGGTCTCCCCGGACGGCACGAACTGGCAGACCGTCTGGTCCACCACGACCGGTGACGGCGGCCTGGACACCGCGCAGTTCGCCGGGGTGCCGGCCCGTCAGATCCGGGTGCACGGGGTGCAGCGCGGCACCCAGTGGGGCTACTCCCTGTACGAGGTCGGCGTCTACAGCACCTGA
- a CDS encoding DUF4328 domain-containing protein encodes MSCNNCGRPGPVGAYCAYCTAPAISRRRVGGPATGITVLAVLALLLLAAAVVNRWWNGGQNSWDGESLLAGPSAREHGETLAAIGLGLVGAALLCGSAIGITFLVWLNRARHNLALIPGADPQWAPGWTVGAWFIPLGSFVLGPMVVGDVSRATYAGRPGRAPAGLLTFVWLLLWGPGLAAVGFGSVAEFNDADGFLPLALGGLAAAVVAIACLLGTVGSVTRVQRRLLGV; translated from the coding sequence GTGTCCTGCAACAACTGTGGTCGTCCAGGTCCGGTCGGCGCGTACTGCGCTTACTGCACCGCGCCCGCCATCTCCCGCCGACGGGTCGGCGGGCCCGCGACCGGGATCACCGTGCTGGCCGTGCTGGCGCTGCTGCTGTTGGCCGCCGCCGTCGTGAACCGCTGGTGGAACGGCGGGCAGAACTCCTGGGACGGCGAGTCGCTGCTCGCGGGACCGTCGGCCCGGGAGCACGGCGAGACCCTGGCGGCCATCGGCCTCGGCCTGGTCGGGGCGGCGCTGCTCTGCGGTTCCGCGATCGGGATCACCTTCCTGGTCTGGCTCAACCGGGCCCGCCACAACCTGGCCCTGATCCCCGGCGCGGACCCGCAGTGGGCGCCCGGGTGGACGGTCGGCGCCTGGTTCATCCCGCTGGGGAGCTTTGTCCTCGGGCCGATGGTGGTCGGGGACGTCTCCCGGGCCACCTACGCCGGCCGTCCCGGCCGGGCCCCGGCGGGCCTGCTCACGTTCGTCTGGCTGCTGCTCTGGGGGCCTGGCCTCGCGGCGGTCGGGTTCGGCAGCGTGGCCGAGTTCAACGACGCGGACGGATTCCTCCCGCTCGCCCTCGGCGGGCTGGCCGCCGCGGTGGTGGCGATCGCGTGCCTGCTCGGCACGGTCGGCTCGGTAACTCGGGTGCAGCGGCGGTTGCTCGGAGTCTGA